A DNA window from Corallococcus soli contains the following coding sequences:
- a CDS encoding metallophosphoesterase family protein: MSGVSRGLDVVGAVALAAALLSAGCARPGEDRAVRDARVGQSEGEALTVEVEGGLASVRTLGAGALELWAQAPVFTVRVAAGAQARADWLLTVHNAMPDAALVAVDASGEALAMEPLPDAHPTVKAWRVALRPGSTARLTVAPPDWDSREPFRFAALADVQEALSKVGDVYTRLNADPTLRFIFFAGDLTEYGTREQLEEFQQRLEAGSRIPLFATLGNHETFTDDAREYQRLVGRASQHFTFRGVHFSLLDSGSSTVDPLVEQQMDGWLEEARDAVHVVAMHIPPLDPIGVRGGGFAVRGEAAGLVGKMARAGVDLTLYGHIHSYYSYSNAGIPAYISGGGGAIPEAFDGVGRHFLAVDVDPSVGVRDVALVRVD, from the coding sequence GTGAGCGGTGTGTCGCGTGGGCTGGACGTGGTGGGGGCGGTGGCGCTCGCGGCGGCCCTGCTGTCCGCGGGGTGCGCGCGGCCGGGCGAGGACCGCGCGGTGCGGGATGCGCGCGTGGGGCAGTCCGAGGGCGAGGCGCTGACGGTGGAGGTGGAGGGCGGGCTCGCGTCGGTGCGGACGCTGGGGGCGGGGGCGCTGGAGCTGTGGGCGCAGGCCCCGGTGTTCACGGTGCGGGTGGCCGCGGGGGCGCAGGCGCGAGCGGACTGGCTGCTCACGGTGCACAACGCGATGCCGGACGCGGCGCTGGTGGCGGTGGATGCCTCCGGTGAGGCGCTCGCCATGGAGCCCCTGCCGGACGCGCACCCGACGGTGAAGGCGTGGCGGGTGGCGCTGCGGCCGGGCTCGACGGCGAGGCTGACGGTGGCGCCTCCGGACTGGGACTCGCGCGAGCCGTTCCGGTTCGCGGCGCTGGCGGACGTGCAGGAGGCGCTGTCGAAGGTGGGGGACGTCTACACGCGGCTGAACGCGGACCCCACGCTGCGCTTCATCTTCTTCGCGGGGGACCTGACGGAGTACGGGACGCGCGAGCAACTGGAGGAGTTCCAGCAGCGGCTGGAGGCGGGCTCACGCATCCCGTTGTTCGCGACGCTGGGCAACCACGAGACCTTCACGGACGACGCGCGGGAGTACCAGCGGCTGGTGGGGCGGGCGAGCCAGCACTTCACCTTCCGGGGCGTGCACTTCAGCCTGCTGGACTCCGGCAGCAGCACGGTGGATCCGCTGGTGGAGCAGCAGATGGACGGGTGGTTGGAGGAGGCGCGCGACGCGGTGCACGTCGTGGCGATGCACATCCCCCCGTTGGATCCGATTGGCGTCCGGGGTGGAGGCTTCGCGGTCCGGGGCGAGGCGGCGGGGCTGGTGGGCAAGATGGCGCGAGCGGGCGTGGACCTGACGCTCTACGGGCACATCCACTCCTATTACTCGTATTCGAACGCGGGCATCCCGGCGTACATCTCCGGAGGGGGCGGGGCGATTCCGGAGGCCTTCGACGGGGTGGGCCGGCACTTCCTGGCGGTGGACGTGGATCCGTCGGTGGGGGTGCGGGACGTGGCGCTGGTGCGGGTGGACTGA
- a CDS encoding protein kinase domain-containing protein: MAEPSPQQFGKYVLVSKIAAGGMAVTYRARLTGAAGVTKPCVIKQILPHFVDDHDFVEMFISEARVAAGLTHGNIAQIFDFGEVDGQYFIAMELVHGQPLSKVLRRAARAGVGFLPQPLALHIASKLCEGLDYAHRHVGEDGQTLGLVHRDVSPDNVLISYEGEVKVIDFGIAKATSAVEAKTSPGTLKGKYPYFSPEQARGRQDLDARTDVYAAGIVLYEMLCGRRPFEGEFVTVLPRIIDGDCLPPSAINPGVGEDLEQIVAHAMAVDRDARYQTAKDLSESLVEMLYRDTPRFTPTMLSQLMAYLFAEELTAEGRKVELPPSFKDQLAAWQSPSSEPSQGRARMPSSNGRVSSPGGVRASNPGVQPRASSPGVRSPSASGLRPTPTSEGGRRGTGTQATVVRKSAPGTRRVTTPGGTRETTGTGRRPLPPELPPEPDTDSGMEPTAMPVLPTYAAPRDTPVETPEAVPTEVGTEVGADAEDKPALRVRTTVDEAREKLAAEDAERERKRVKQVRALSLGVFALTAVVLFIGLLVHLLSPPEVATEESGPVAILWITSKPEGASIVVNGQPSGTTPNRVLGADVRTPHTIVITKPGYRAWTRRFSPNQAEYHLKAELEVAPGTTQMVSEIPTTGIDAGGASVDAGAVVAALAGDAGTDADAGTDADAGTAVAALAGDAGLEDDGGTAAVAAATEAPLEGLDREMRVVDYPTRLLVLRPVYNALPVLEYTPATIDVSPGTGYSVWTEGSAAFENGDGTASGTLMYYAEGELPADNAVGFISAAPRTLKGAKRLHFFALDDTGPEDNRGSIRVHLRQSVYVPPRSVLFEPQKNAFQVKARHQMLLRGMDPKSTYLITVRDDFAEVRAGAQGRVKTVLCVEKGRAPEDVRRSHRLFEAGKRYQVSGVKDLRCVFPDTNLDDNRGALDFDIVDVTNMSRKERAEALRGASRSER; encoded by the coding sequence GTGGCAGAACCCAGTCCCCAGCAATTCGGCAAGTACGTCCTGGTCTCCAAGATTGCCGCGGGGGGCATGGCCGTCACGTATCGCGCGCGCCTGACGGGGGCGGCCGGCGTCACGAAGCCTTGCGTCATCAAGCAGATCCTCCCGCACTTCGTGGACGACCACGACTTCGTGGAGATGTTCATCAGCGAAGCGCGCGTCGCGGCCGGCCTCACGCACGGCAACATCGCGCAGATCTTCGACTTCGGTGAGGTGGACGGGCAGTACTTCATCGCCATGGAGCTGGTGCACGGCCAGCCCCTGTCGAAGGTGCTGCGCCGCGCGGCGCGCGCCGGGGTGGGCTTCCTTCCGCAGCCGCTGGCGCTGCACATCGCCAGCAAGCTGTGCGAGGGCCTGGACTACGCGCACCGCCACGTGGGCGAGGACGGCCAGACGCTGGGGCTCGTGCACCGCGACGTGTCCCCCGACAACGTCCTCATCTCCTACGAGGGCGAGGTCAAGGTCATCGACTTCGGCATCGCCAAGGCCACCAGCGCGGTGGAGGCCAAGACCTCACCCGGCACGCTCAAGGGCAAGTACCCGTACTTCTCCCCCGAGCAGGCCCGGGGACGGCAGGACCTGGACGCGCGCACGGACGTGTACGCCGCAGGCATCGTCCTCTACGAGATGCTGTGCGGCCGGCGCCCCTTCGAGGGCGAGTTCGTCACGGTGCTGCCGCGCATCATCGACGGGGACTGCCTGCCCCCGTCCGCCATCAACCCGGGCGTGGGCGAGGACCTGGAGCAGATCGTCGCGCACGCGATGGCGGTGGACCGCGACGCGCGCTACCAGACGGCGAAGGACCTGAGCGAGTCGCTGGTGGAGATGCTCTACCGCGACACGCCGCGCTTCACGCCCACGATGCTGAGCCAGCTCATGGCGTACCTCTTCGCGGAGGAGCTCACCGCGGAGGGGCGCAAGGTGGAGCTGCCGCCCAGCTTCAAGGATCAGCTGGCCGCGTGGCAGTCCCCGTCGTCGGAGCCTTCCCAGGGCCGCGCGCGGATGCCCTCCAGCAACGGCCGGGTGTCCAGCCCCGGCGGGGTGCGCGCGTCCAACCCGGGCGTCCAGCCCCGGGCGTCCAGCCCCGGCGTGCGCTCGCCCAGCGCGTCCGGCCTGCGCCCCACCCCCACCAGCGAGGGCGGCAGGCGCGGCACCGGCACGCAGGCCACCGTCGTGCGCAAGAGCGCCCCGGGCACCCGCCGGGTGACCACGCCGGGGGGAACGCGGGAGACCACCGGCACCGGACGGCGCCCGCTGCCGCCCGAGCTGCCCCCGGAGCCCGACACGGACTCCGGCATGGAGCCCACGGCGATGCCGGTGCTCCCCACCTACGCGGCGCCCCGGGACACGCCGGTGGAGACGCCCGAGGCGGTGCCCACGGAGGTGGGCACGGAGGTGGGCGCGGACGCGGAGGACAAGCCCGCGCTCCGGGTGCGCACCACCGTGGACGAGGCCCGCGAGAAGCTGGCCGCCGAGGACGCCGAGCGCGAGCGCAAGCGCGTGAAGCAGGTGCGCGCGCTGAGCCTGGGCGTGTTCGCCCTCACCGCCGTGGTGCTCTTCATCGGGCTGCTGGTGCACCTGCTGTCGCCGCCGGAGGTCGCCACCGAGGAGTCCGGCCCGGTGGCCATCCTGTGGATCACCTCCAAGCCGGAGGGCGCCTCCATCGTCGTCAACGGCCAGCCGTCCGGCACCACGCCCAACCGCGTCCTGGGCGCGGACGTGCGCACGCCCCACACCATCGTCATCACCAAGCCGGGCTACCGCGCGTGGACGCGGCGCTTCTCCCCCAACCAGGCGGAGTACCACCTCAAGGCGGAGCTGGAGGTGGCGCCCGGCACCACCCAGATGGTGTCTGAGATCCCCACCACCGGCATCGACGCGGGAGGCGCGTCCGTGGACGCGGGCGCCGTCGTCGCCGCGCTCGCCGGGGACGCGGGCACGGACGCCGACGCGGGCACGGACGCTGACGCGGGCACCGCCGTCGCCGCGCTCGCCGGAGACGCCGGGCTGGAGGACGACGGGGGCACGGCCGCCGTCGCCGCCGCGACCGAAGCGCCGCTCGAGGGCCTGGACCGCGAGATGCGCGTGGTGGACTACCCCACGCGCCTGCTGGTGCTGCGGCCCGTGTACAACGCCCTGCCCGTGCTGGAGTACACGCCGGCCACCATCGACGTGTCGCCGGGGACCGGCTACTCGGTGTGGACCGAGGGCAGCGCGGCGTTCGAGAACGGCGACGGCACCGCGTCCGGCACGCTCATGTACTACGCGGAAGGGGAGCTGCCGGCCGACAACGCCGTGGGCTTCATCAGCGCCGCGCCCCGCACCCTCAAGGGCGCCAAGCGGCTGCACTTCTTCGCGCTGGACGACACCGGCCCGGAGGACAACCGGGGCTCCATCCGCGTGCACCTGCGGCAGTCCGTCTACGTGCCGCCGCGCTCCGTGCTCTTCGAGCCCCAGAAGAACGCCTTCCAGGTGAAGGCCCGGCACCAGATGCTGCTGCGGGGCATGGACCCCAAGTCCACCTACCTCATCACCGTGCGCGACGACTTCGCCGAGGTGCGCGCCGGCGCCCAGGGCCGCGTGAAGACGGTGCTGTGCGTGGAGAAGGGCCGGGCCCCGGAGGACGTGCGCCGCTCGCACCGCCTCTTCGAGGCGGGCAAGCGCTACCAGGTGTCTGGCGTCAAGGACCTGCGCTGCGTCTTCCCGGACACGAACCTGGACGACAACAGGGGCGCGCTCGACTTCGACATCGTCGACGTGACGAACATGTCCCGCAAGGAGCGCGCCGAAGCGCTCCGCGGTGCCAGCCGCTCGGAGCGGTAG